CAATCTGCCCGCCCAGCCCGTGCGCCGCGTCCGCGCATTCAATCACCGCGGACAGCTGCGGGTAGCCAACGCCGGTTTTCACCCGCGTGGTGCACACTGAACCCGGGCCAATGCCGACCTTAACGATATCGGCCCCGGACAGAATCAGTTCCTCAACCATTTCGCCGGTGACCACATTGCCGGCGCAGATAACGTGTTGCGGACAGGCTTCGCGCGCTTTCTGCAGGAAGGCGACAAAGTGCTCCGAGTAGCCGTTGGCCACATCGATGCAGATAAACTTCAGCGCCGGCGACAGCGCCAGAATTTGCTTCATCTTTACGAAGTCGGCATCGGAGGTGCCGGTGGAAACCATCACGTGACGCAGCGTCTCTGCCGGTACGCGCTGAACGAATTCGGCCCATTGCTCAACCGAATAGTGTTTGTGTACCGCGGTAAGCACATCGAAAGACGCCAGAGCCTCTGCCATGCGGAAGGTGCCGACCGTATCCATATTGGCGGCAATAAGAGGTACGCCGGACCAGTTCCATCCCGAATGCTTGAAGGTAAACTGGCGCTCCAGTTCCACTTCAGAGCGGCTTTTCAGCGTGGAGCGCTTCGGGCGGATCAGCACATCTTTAAAACCTAACTTCAAATCTTCTTCAATACGCATGACAACGGATTTCCTGGTTTATGGCGACGGATCGCAAGGGTGATCGAATCTTCTATCCCGCGGGTTTCAGCTAATGCCGCCACCTGCGCAGAACAGCTTGATGCCAGTTCCAGTGACGTTATCATACGCCGGAATAATCACGCGGCAAGACTGCGATTTCGTCTTTATTTACGCTACAATCCCAGAAATTTACCTACGCCATTCCGATGTGATATTGCGCCCATTTTTGCCATTCTGGCGACAGAAACGCCAGCCTGACGGCGTCGACTTGCACTTCTGCACGATCGC
The nucleotide sequence above comes from Serratia rhizosphaerae. Encoded proteins:
- a CDS encoding GMP reductase produces the protein MRIEEDLKLGFKDVLIRPKRSTLKSRSEVELERQFTFKHSGWNWSGVPLIAANMDTVGTFRMAEALASFDVLTAVHKHYSVEQWAEFVQRVPAETLRHVMVSTGTSDADFVKMKQILALSPALKFICIDVANGYSEHFVAFLQKAREACPQHVICAGNVVTGEMVEELILSGADIVKVGIGPGSVCTTRVKTGVGYPQLSAVIECADAAHGLGGQIVSDGGCSVPGDVAKAFGGGADFVMLGGMLAGHDECEGTVVEENGEKFMLFYGMSSESAMKRHVGGVAEYRAAEGKTVKLPLRGEVEFTVRDILGGLRSACTYVGAERLKELTKRTTFIRVAEQENRVFGSK